The bacterium genomic sequence AACTACCATAGCAGCTCCTGCCCGAATGTCTCTTGCTTCTACTACCGCTCCAGTCAAGTGAGAGACACCTTGTATGGTGGCAACAGAGCCTGCCAGAGATATCTTCGCACCTAATCGTGAAAGCTCAGACACATGTCCAAAACGTCCTTCATAAACGGTCTCAGAAATTGAGCTCTCTCCCTTACAAAGCGTCAATGCCGCTAGTAGTGGAGCCTGTATATCAGTCGCAAATAATGGGAAGGGCCCAGTTAAAACTTTTACTGGTGCAGGTCTTCCGGACATGGTGAGTGACACCGTATCAGCTAACACAGGATCAGCGCTTCTCTTCCAACTTACATCCGCCCCCAGGTGTTCTAGTATCGTTGAAAATTCACCAAAATAATCTTGAGAGATTCCGGCAACAGAGACTGAACCCGTCGCAGCGACCGCTGCAAGTAGGTATGAAGCCGCTTCAATCCGATCTCCGATTACTGCTGAATCAAAACCTTTTAACGCATCATTACCGCGAATAAGGATCTCGGACGTGCCTAATCCCTCTATCTCTGCCCCCATCTGTGAGAGCAGGGTGCCAACAGCTATCACCTCAGGCTCCCGAGCAGCATTCCGTATCACTGTTTTTCCATCGGTTGCAGCAGCAGCCATGAGAATCTGATGAGTTGCTCCCACTGAAGGAAAGCGGAAAGTGAGTTCAGCACCTTTGAGACGTGAAGGGGCCTCAGCAATTACCACTCCGTTCCGAAGACGTATCTCAGCTCCCATTTCTTGAAGAGCCTCTAAATGGATATCAACGGGTCTCGCCCCGATCAGGTCACCACCAGGCATTGCAACTCGCGCGGATCCTCCGCGAGCCAAGAGCGGAGCAAGCACCCAAAATGATGCTCTCAATGATTTTACAAGGCTATAGCTGGCTTCATAACTCCTCAAAGATGGAATAACAATGTCTAGGACTCCAGGTTGAGAAAAGCGGCTCTCACCCCCAAGCTGTCCGAGGAGCTTCATGAGAATATCCACATCCAGTAAGTGGGGTACATTCCGTAATTTACACGGCTGGGTAGTGAGCAGAGAGCATATCATCATCGGCAGCGCAGCATTCTTTGCTCCACCCACTCGAAC encodes the following:
- the murA gene encoding UDP-N-acetylglucosamine 1-carboxyvinyltransferase — its product is MEDIFEIFGGKPLRGSVRVGGAKNAALPMMICSLLTTQPCKLRNVPHLLDVDILMKLLGQLGGESRFSQPGVLDIVIPSLRSYEASYSLVKSLRASFWVLAPLLARGGSARVAMPGGDLIGARPVDIHLEALQEMGAEIRLRNGVVIAEAPSRLKGAELTFRFPSVGATHQILMAAAATDGKTVIRNAAREPEVIAVGTLLSQMGAEIEGLGTSEILIRGNDALKGFDSAVIGDRIEAASYLLAAVAATGSVSVAGISQDYFGEFSTILEHLGADVSWKRSADPVLADTVSLTMSGRPAPVKVLTGPFPLFATDIQAPLLAALTLCKGESSISETVYEGRFGHVSELSRLGAKISLAGSVATIQGVSHLTGAVVEARDIRAGAAMVVAGLAAKGRTVIEEGQHLRRGYDDLERKIRELGGRIVSSSEEMEELSLIGC